In Labrus mixtus chromosome 3, fLabMix1.1, whole genome shotgun sequence, a single window of DNA contains:
- the akr1a1b gene encoding aldo-keto reductase family 1 member A1-B isoform X2, which produces MNDFAVLNTGRKMPLLGLGTWKSEPGQVKQAVVWALESGYRHIDCASIYGNEVEIGEALQETLGPAKALRREDVFVTSKLWNNQHHPEDVEPALLKTLKDLKLEYLDLYLIHWPYAFQQGDVTFPRKEDGTLLYDNIDYKLTWAAMEKLVEKGLVRSIGLSNFNSRQIDDILSVASIKPTVLQVEGHPYLAQVELLAHCRDQGLVMTAYSPLGSADRAWKHPDEPVLLQEPVLASLAEKYKKSPAQIILRWQTQRGVVTIPKSVTESRIKENIQVFDFTLEAEEMKSVTALNKGWRYIVPMIEVEGKRVPRDAGHPYYPFNDPY; this is translated from the exons ATGAATGACTTTGCAGTTCTCAACACGGGGCGGAAGATGCCCCTCCTTGGACTGGGGACATGGAAGAGTGAACCAGGACAG GTGAAACAGGCAGTCGTTTGGGCCTTGGAGTCTGGTTATCGCCACATTGACTGTGCATCCATTTATGGAAATGAGGTGGAGATAGGAGAAGCTCTACAGGAGACACTCGGCCCTGCCAAG GCCCTGAGGCGAGAGGACGTGTTCGTTACATCCAAACTGTGGAACAACCAACATCACCCTGAGGACGTGGAGCCGGCCCTCCTGAAGACTCTGAAGGACCTGAAGCTGGAGTACCTGGACCTCTACCTCATCCACTGGCCCTACGCCTTCCA ACAAGGAGACGTTACTTTCCCCAGAAAGGAGGATGGCACCTTGCTGTATGACAACATAGACTACAAGCTGACCTGGGCTGCCATGGAGAAGCTGGTGGAGAAGGGCCTCGTCAGATCCATCGGCCTGTCTAACTTTAACAGTCGACAGATTGATGACATTCTGTCTGTTGCTAGCATCAAACCCACTGTCTTACAG GTAGAGGGCCATCCTTACCTGGCCCAGGTAGAGCTGCTGGCTCACTGCCGGGACCAGGGCCTGGTGATGACGGCCTACAGCCCTCTGGGTTCTGCTGACCGGGCCTGGAAACATCCTGATGAACCTGTCCTGCTTCAGGAGCCGGTGCTAGCCTCACTGgcagagaaatataaaaaatctcCTGCCCAGATAATCCTGAG GTGGCAGACACAAAGAGGAGTGGTAACCATCCCTAAGAGCGTGACAGAGTCCCGCATCAAAGAGAATATTCAG GTGTTTGACTTCACCCTTGAagcagaggaaatgaaaagtgTAACAGCACTGAACAAAGGGTGGCGCTACATCGTGCCAATGATTGAA GTTGAAGGAAAACGTGTTCCCAGGGATGCAG
- the akr1a1b gene encoding aldo-keto reductase family 1 member A1-B isoform X1 has translation MVGSLSRYSVVYVLTPGRTVSVLLRGMNDFAVLNTGRKMPLLGLGTWKSEPGQVKQAVVWALESGYRHIDCASIYGNEVEIGEALQETLGPAKALRREDVFVTSKLWNNQHHPEDVEPALLKTLKDLKLEYLDLYLIHWPYAFQQGDVTFPRKEDGTLLYDNIDYKLTWAAMEKLVEKGLVRSIGLSNFNSRQIDDILSVASIKPTVLQVEGHPYLAQVELLAHCRDQGLVMTAYSPLGSADRAWKHPDEPVLLQEPVLASLAEKYKKSPAQIILRWQTQRGVVTIPKSVTESRIKENIQVFDFTLEAEEMKSVTALNKGWRYIVPMIEVEGKRVPRDAGHPYYPFNDPY, from the exons ATGGTCGGGTCCTTAAGCAGATACTCCGTCGTTTATGTTTTGACACCGGGCAGGACGGTGAGT GTGCTCCTGAGAGGCATGAATGACTTTGCAGTTCTCAACACGGGGCGGAAGATGCCCCTCCTTGGACTGGGGACATGGAAGAGTGAACCAGGACAG GTGAAACAGGCAGTCGTTTGGGCCTTGGAGTCTGGTTATCGCCACATTGACTGTGCATCCATTTATGGAAATGAGGTGGAGATAGGAGAAGCTCTACAGGAGACACTCGGCCCTGCCAAG GCCCTGAGGCGAGAGGACGTGTTCGTTACATCCAAACTGTGGAACAACCAACATCACCCTGAGGACGTGGAGCCGGCCCTCCTGAAGACTCTGAAGGACCTGAAGCTGGAGTACCTGGACCTCTACCTCATCCACTGGCCCTACGCCTTCCA ACAAGGAGACGTTACTTTCCCCAGAAAGGAGGATGGCACCTTGCTGTATGACAACATAGACTACAAGCTGACCTGGGCTGCCATGGAGAAGCTGGTGGAGAAGGGCCTCGTCAGATCCATCGGCCTGTCTAACTTTAACAGTCGACAGATTGATGACATTCTGTCTGTTGCTAGCATCAAACCCACTGTCTTACAG GTAGAGGGCCATCCTTACCTGGCCCAGGTAGAGCTGCTGGCTCACTGCCGGGACCAGGGCCTGGTGATGACGGCCTACAGCCCTCTGGGTTCTGCTGACCGGGCCTGGAAACATCCTGATGAACCTGTCCTGCTTCAGGAGCCGGTGCTAGCCTCACTGgcagagaaatataaaaaatctcCTGCCCAGATAATCCTGAG GTGGCAGACACAAAGAGGAGTGGTAACCATCCCTAAGAGCGTGACAGAGTCCCGCATCAAAGAGAATATTCAG GTGTTTGACTTCACCCTTGAagcagaggaaatgaaaagtgTAACAGCACTGAACAAAGGGTGGCGCTACATCGTGCCAATGATTGAA GTTGAAGGAAAACGTGTTCCCAGGGATGCAG
- the uhmk1 gene encoding serine/threonine-protein kinase Kist produces MAHCGSSEPSATKVQTPRPDSMASSQGSVDQSMKPVLFEIFGEMWTVQSRLGQGVSASVYRVSSGTASTAAVKEFQADTQGGDYGYHKERSVLEDIQGHKNIVTLYGVFTNHSCTGVTTRCLLLELLDVSVSELLVRGNSGSQDGRSQQGHSMWLVQHCARDILEALAFLHREGYVHADLKPRNILWSADDECFKLIDFGLSFKEGNQDVKYIQTDGYRAPEAELQNNLAQAGVEMEGDSGCSSAVDMWSLGIILLEMFSGIKLKDTVRSKEWKDNCAAIVDHIFASNSLVSPAIPVYHLRDLIKSMLLNNPKQRCTAETALLSPFFSIPFAPHIEDMVLLPSPVLRLLNLIEDSHLHNDEEYEDILEDMKEECQKYGSVVSLLIPKENPGKGQVFVEYANSGDSKEAQRLLTGRTFDGKFVVATFYPLSAYKRGYLYQTVQ; encoded by the exons atGGCCCACTGCGGATCTTCCGAGCCGAGCGCTACTAAGGTCCAGACTCCGCGTCCCGACAGCATGGCGTCGTCGCAGGGCAGCGTGGACCAGAGCATGAAGCCCGTGTTGTTCGAGATCTTCGGGGAGATGTGGACCGTCCAGTCCCGGCTCGGCCAGGGAGTCTCGGCCTCTGTGTACAGGGTCAGCTCGGGCACAGCCTCCACCGCCGCTGTCAAGGAGTTCCAGGCCGACACTCAGGGAGGAGACTACGGGTACCACAAGGAGAGGTCCGTGCTGGAAGACATCCAGGGACATAAAAACATCG TGACGCTGTACGGCGTGTTCACCAACCACAGCTGTACGGGTGTCACCACCCGCTGTCTTCTGCTGGAGCTCCTGGATGTCAGTGTGTCCGAGCTGTTGGTCAGAGGCAACAGTGGATCTCAGGATGGGAG GTCTCAGCAGGGCCATTCCATGTGGCTCGTCCAGCACTGTGCCAGAGATATCCTAGAGGCCCTTGCCTTCCTTCACAGGGAAGGCTACGTCCATGCTGACCTTAAGCCACGCAACATCCTCTGGAGCGCTGACGACGAGTGCTTCAAGCTCATCGACTTCGGCCTCAGCTTCAAGGAGGGAAACCAG GATGTCAAGTACATTCAAACAGACGGGTATCGCGCTCCAGAGGCCGAGCTTCAGAACAACCTCGCTCAGGCTGGGGTGGAGATGGAGGGGGACTCGGGCTGCTCGTCCGCCGTCGACATGTGGAGCCTCGGTATCATCCTGTTGGAGATGTTCTCAGGAATCAAACTCAAAGACACCGTCCGCTCGAAGGAGTGGAAG GATAACTGTGCTGCCATTGTCGACCATATTTTTGCCAGCAACAGTCTGGTGTCTCCAGCCATCCCTGTCTATCACCTCAGAGACCTTATCAAAAG CATGCTCCTCAACAACCCAAAGCAAAGATGCACGGCTGAAACTGCCCTGCTGAGCCCATTCTTCAGTATCCCCTTTG ctcctCACATTGAGGACATGGTCCTGCTGCCCTCTCCTGTCCTGCGTCTGCTAAACCTGATCGAGGACAGCCACCTGCACAACGACGAGGAGTATGAAG ACATCCTGGAGGACATGAAAGAGGAGTGTCAGAAGTACGGCTCGGTGGTCTCTCTGCTCATCCCCAAAGAGAACCCAGGAAAAGGACAG GTCTTCGTCGAGTACGCCAACTCCGGTGACTCCAAAGAGGCTCAGAGGCTGCTGACAGGCCGCACCTTTGATGGAAAGTTTGTCGTTGCCACCTTTTATCCTCTCAGCGCCTATAAAAGAGGTTACTTGTACCAGACTGTGCAGTAA